The proteins below come from a single Zea mays cultivar B73 chromosome 8, Zm-B73-REFERENCE-NAM-5.0, whole genome shotgun sequence genomic window:
- the LOC100192827 gene encoding Indole-3-pyruvate monooxygenase → MDPWSESEGKRAHDPIFKCFSQNQGHHHFMERSTDAAVALSERCRCIWVSGPIIVGAGPSGLAAAACLKEKGISSLILERSRCLASLWQLKTYDRLSLHLPRQFCELPLMPFPADYPIYPSKQQFVAYLESYAASFGICPTYNRTVVCAEYDEQLLLWRVRTQTSDTTGEEVEYVSRWLIVATGENAEAVQPDIGGLQEFPGTIMHTSAYKSGSAFTGKRVLVVGCGNSGMEVCLDLCNHSAEPHIVVRDAVHILPREMLGHSTFGLSMWLLKWLPVHVVDRVLLCIARAMLGDTARLGLKRPASGPLQLKSLSGKTPVLDVGTFAKIKSGDIKVRPAVRQVSGRAVEFADGELEEFDAIVLATGYKSNVPFWLKDRVLFSEKDGLPRKAFPNGWKGEKGLYSVGFTRRGLMGTSVDARRVAHDVEQQWRKAKGTHRDGVPLPLVAVVYHGDGL, encoded by the exons ATGGATCCTTGGAGTGAAAGTGAGGGCAAGAGAGCCCATGATCCTATCTTCAAATGTTTCAGCCAAAACCAAGGTCACCATCACTTCATGGAAAGGAGCACAGATGCTGCTGTTGCTCTCTCTGAGAGAtgtagatgcatctgggtttcagGTCCAATTATCGTGGGTGCAGGACCATCAGGGCTCGCTGCTGCTGCATGTCTCAAGGAGAAGGGAATCAGTAGCCTTATTCTTGAGCGCTCCAGATGCCTAGCTTCCCTCTGGCAGCTCAAGACATATGATCGTCTCAGCCTTCATCTTCCTCGGCAATTCTGTGAGCTTCCTCTCATGCCTTTCCCTGCCGACTATCCGATATATCCCTCAAAGCAGCAGTTTGTAGCCTACCTGGAGAGCTATGCTGCAAGTTTTGGCATATGTCCCACATACAATCGCACAGTGGTGTGCGCAGAGTATGATGAACAGCTTCTGTTATGGCGTGTGAGGACGCAGACTTCTGACACAACGGGAGAGGAGGTGGAGTATGTATCCCGGTGGCTTATTGTGGCAACTGGTGAGAATGCTGAGGCCGTGCAGCCGGATATCGGTGGTCTACAAGAGTTCCCGGGAACAATCATGCACACCAGTGCATATAAAAGTGGCAGTGCATTCACTGGGAAGCGTGTTCTCGTTGTCGGGTGTGGAAACTCCGGGATGGAGGTGTGCCTAGACCTCTGCAACCACAGTGCCGAGCCCCATATTGTTGTAAGAGATGCT GTACACATCTTGCCCAGGGAGATGCTTGGCCACTCCACCTTTGGTCTGTCAATGTGGCTCCTCAAGTGGCTCCCGGTCCACGTTGTGGACCGTGTTCTTCTGTGCATAGCGCGGGCCATGCTCGGGGATACTGCTCGGCTTGGGCTAAAGCGGCCGGCCTCTGGTCCTCTTCAGCTCAAGTCACTGTCTGGAAAGACCCCAGTTCTTGACGTCGGCACATTTGCAAAGATCAAGTCTGGAGATATCAAG GTACGACCTGCCGTAAGACAGGTATCAGGAAGAGCGGTAGAATTTGCGGACGGTGAGTTGGAGGAGTTCGACGCCATTGTGCTTGCGACTGGCTACAAGAGCAATGTCCCCTTCTGGTTGAAG GACcgagtgttattttctgaaaaaGATGGATTGCCAAGAAAAGCATTTCCGAACGGGTGGAAGGGTGAGAAGGGCCTGTACTCGGTTGGGTTCACCCGGCGTGGACTGATGGGCACCTCGGTCGATGCCAGGAGGGTTGCCCACGACGTCGAGCAGCAATGGCGGAAGGCCAAAGGGACGCATCGGGACGGCGTTCCTCTACCTCTGGTCGCTGTTGTTTACCATGGTGATGGGTTGTGA